The stretch of DNA AGGGCAAGATCGGCCTTACCTACAAAGATTCGGAACCCGTCAAACCGAAGCTGAAGACGCCTGAGACATTCGGCATCAAGGACGCGCCGAACATCTTGATCGTCCTCATCGACGATTGCGGCTTCGGTCAGATGGGGACGTTCGGCGGCGCAATTCCGACGCCAGCTCTAGACCGTGTCGCTAATAACGGACTGCGCTTCAACCGGTTTCACACCACAGCCCTCTGCTCGCCGACGCGCGCGGCGCTACTGACCGGACGTAACCACCACTCGGTGGGCAGCGGCGTTATCGGCGAGGCCGGCACGGGCTTTCCGGGTTACGACGGGATCATCCCCGCATCGGCCGGCACCTTCGCGGAAGTCTTGCGCGAGTACGGCTATATGAATGCGTGGTTTGGCAAGAACCACAACGTGCCGGACTGGGAAACGAGCATCGTCGGCCCCTTCGACCGCTGGGCAGACGGGCTCGGTTTCGATTACTTCTACGGCTTTGTCGGGGGCGACACCGATCAGTACAGCCCCGCCTTGGTTGAGAACAAGAAGCGTCTTGAGCCGCCCGCCACGAACGAGGACGGATCGCCGTACCATCTGACGACCGACTTGGCGGATCACGCTATCCGTATGATGCGGGCCTCCAAGGCCGTCGCCCCCCAGCGTCCGTTCTTTGTCTACTTTGCGACCGGCGCCACGCACGCGCCGCACCAAGTCCCCGAGGAGTGGATCGCCAAATTCAAAGGGAAGTTCGACGGCGGCTGGGACAAGTACCGCGAAGAGACCTTCGCTCGACAGAAAAAACAGGGCGTCATCCCCAGCGATGCGAAGCTTACTCCGCGTCCCGACTCCTTGCCTGCGTGGGACTCGCTTCCGGCGGATCAGCGGCAAGTTTATGCCCGCATGATGGAGGTGTTCGCCGCCTTCACCGCGCACACCGACCACGAAGTCGGCCGACTGCTCGATACGATTGACGAGATGGGCGAACTCGACAACACGATCGTCATCTACATGGCGGGCGACAATGGTTCGAGCGCCGAAGGGGGGCTCGAAGGCCTCGTCAATGAGATGACGTTCTTCAATGCGATCGCCGAGCCGCTTGAGATGAAGCTCGACTCGCTCGACTCGCTGGGCAGTGCGAAGCATTACAACCACTTTCCCGCGGCATGGGCGTGGGCCATGGACACGCCGTTTCAGTGGACGAAGCAGATCGCCAGCCATTTCGGCGGCACGCGTAACGGCATGGCCATCTCGTGGCCGAAGGGGATTAAGGCCCGGGGTGAGCTACGCGATCAGTTCCATCACGTGATTGACATCGCCCCGACGCTGCTCGAGGTCATCGGCATCGAGGCGCCGGCCGAATTGAACGGCGTCGCGCAGAAGCCGATAGAGGGGGTCAGCATGGCCTACGCCTTCGATGACGCCGACGCCGAGGACCGCCGCACAACCCAATACTTCGAGATGCTCGGTAACCAGGGGCTCTACCACGACGGTTGGATGGTCAGCGCGGTACGCGGCATACCTTGGGAAAGCGAGTCACCGCCGATCGACTTGCTCGACATGCCCTGGGAGCTGTACCACGTCGAGGAGGACTTCGCCCAAGCGAACGACCTGGCCAAGCAGCACCCGGAGAAAGTGCAAGAGTTGGTAAAGTTGTTCTTCGCCGAGGCCGCGAAGTACCAAGTCCTGCCACTCGACGGTCGTAAGACTGAGAGGCTGAACGTCGAGAATCGGCCGAGCCTCACTCAGGGACGCACCACGTTCACCTACCCGAACCACTTGCGTCTGCCCGAGGGCGCTGCGCCGGACCTCAAGCACAAGAGCCACGAGATTGTCGCCGAGGTGAATATTCCCGACCATGGCGCCGATGGCATGCTCTTTACGCAGGGCGGCCGCTTTGGCGGGTTCGGATTGTTCGTGAAGGACGGCAAGCTCGTCTATCACTACAACTTGGTCGGCGTCGATCGTTACAACATCGAGTCCGAGAACAAGCTGCCGACCGGAGACGTTGTGCTCAAGGCGGTCTACAAGACCGACGCGGACAAACCCTTCGCCGGCGCGGAGGTAACGCTTTACGCCAATGACAAGGCGATCGGCAAGGGACGCGTCGAGAAGAGTATTCCCAATCGCGTGACGCTCGACGAGACGCTTGACATCGGCTTCGATACGGGCACGCCGTTGGTGGATGACTACGAAGTCCCTTTTGCGTTCGAGGGTAAGTTGAAGTCCGTGACGGTGAACCTCGAATGACAACTCAGACTGAACGCCTTAGTTAGGTAGGCGTTGACCATTCGCACTCTTTGGGCAGGAAATGAAAAGTATCGATCGCGCCAGGGCCTTCACCCTGTTCGGTGTCCTCTACCTGACCGCGAACGCGGCCATCGCGCAGCAGGCGGACCCGTTGCCGTCGTGGAACGACGGCGCGTCCAAGTCGGCGATTATCGCGTTCGTCGAGAGCGTCACCACCGAGGGCTCCGCGGGATTTGTCCGGCCCGCCGAGCGCATCGCCGTGTTCGACAATGACGGCACGCTCTGGGCCGAGCAGCCCGTTTACTTCCAGGGGCTGTTCGCGATCGATCGCATCAAGAAGCTCGCGCCCGAGCATCCCGAGTGGGAGACGACCGAGCCGTACAAGAGCGCTATCGCAGGCGACATGAAGGGGTTGATGGCTACCGGCAAGGAGGGCTTGCTGAAGGTCATCGCCGCCTCGCATGCAAACATCACGGCAGACAAGTTTGCCGCGTCGGTGCGAGAGTGGTTGCGGACGGCGCGCCACCCGCAGACCGGGAAGCCCTATGCGCAGATGGTCTACCGACCGATGCGCGAGTTGCTTGACTACCTACGGTCGAAGGGCTTCAAGACGTTCATCGTCTCGGGCGGCGGCATCGACTTCATGCGCGTCTTCGCCGAGCGCGTCTACGGTGTGCCGCCGGAGCAGGTGATCGGATCGACGATCGACGCCGAGTTCGAGATGCGCGACGGCGTCCCGACGATTCTCAAGACCGGCAAGCTGGTTCTCGTGGACGACAACGTCGGCAAACCCGTTGGGATCTACCGGCACATCGGCCGCCGGCCGATCTTCGCCGCGGGCAACTCCGACGGCGATTTGCAGATGCTCCAGTACACGACGATTCCACGTAGCGCGGACGACAAGGCGCCAAGCTTCGGTCTGATCGTCCATCACACCGACGCCGATCGAGAGTGGGCTTACGACCGCGACTCCCACATCGGCAAGCTCGACAAGGCGCTCGACGAGGCGCCGCAACGCGGCTGGACGGTTGTCGATATGAAAGCCGACTGGAAGACGGTCTTCGCTCAGTGACGCTGCGTCGAGGGGCGTTAAGAAGGATTCACCACGAAGGACACGAAGGACACGACGGCCTGTCTCAGGGACCAGCTTCGTCCTATCAGTAATGCCGTCGTGTTCGTCGTGGTGAAGAAAACTTTCTTCTACCTGCTGACTCGGCGGACGGGGCCGGCGATGTAGCCCGGGTTGCGGCTCAGGGCGGCAGCGGTCGCTTGGCGGCTGTCGCGGCCGGGGACGACGACCCACAGTGGCGTGCCGGCGACGCCCTGCCCGGGCATGAGCGTGACTTCCCATAGCGAAGTCACGCCGGCTTCGACGGTTTGCATCATGAGTTGGAGCTTGGCGATCTGCTGAGTGACCTCGGCGTCTTGCTGACGAGCGGCGGCGAGGGTGCGCAGTTCGTCGGACATGCTCGACTGCGACTCGTAGTTGCCGTGGGCGGCGACCCAGCGGTCCCAGCCCGGCTTGAGGACTTCGAGGTCCTCGTCGCGGAACAAGAAGAACGGGAAGGCGTACTCGTCCCCGCTGGGGAGCTCGAGGATGACGCCCTCGACCTTGTAGGTCGCCGGCTGACCGCGGCGTCGGACGAGCCAGCGCTCGAGCGAAGCCTTGTCGTTGATCGTCGGCAGGTTCTCGAAGTGGGCGACAACACGCGGCGCGATCTTCTGATAGACGTCCGGCAGGTTGTCGAAGACGCGGTCGTTGACGTAGACCTTGCTGCGCCGCCGTTGGAAGGTGACGTCGCGCTCGACGAAGTCGACGACGTTGCCGATGATCTCGATGCCGCCGACGGTGGTCCAGGTCTGCTGCTTGTTGGCGACCCTGTCGGCCGCGAGCTTGGCCTCTTCGGTGGCGAGATAGGCCTGGTCTTCTTCGGAGAGCTGCTCGACGTCGATCGACACGAGGTGGTGGTCGCCCCGTTGCAGGATGGCCGCCTTCTCGGTGAGGGCCACCAGCTCGGCGTCCACCGTGTACTGCCCGCTGCTGTCGCTCCAGGTGCGGGCGTCGCAACTAGTGGCGCCGACGAACAGGAGGCAGGCGGCGACCAGGAAGGCGAGGGGGCGGATCGTCATGGCGAATCGGCTGCAGAGGGATCACGGGACCAGTACAGGTCTATCGTAATCCGTCACCGGTCCGTTGGCGACCAACGCCCATCACCACTCGGCTAAAGCAGCATTACCGCCCGAACGCCTAGCACCAGGGCCGTATCGACGTTCTCCCGCGACGGGGCGAGGACCTGGAGGTCGGGCGTCACGTTGAGCCAGGGGGTCGCCTGCCAGTTGTAGAAGAGTTCGACGCCGTGGCCGTCGCCGATCGGACCGAGGAACGTCTCAATGATCGGCCCGATCTCGCCGCTCGACCCCGCGACGAACCAGCCGGCGCCCCAGGTGTCGGCCTCGTGGCCGCGCATCGGGTTGTGTCCCCCGAGGCCGAAGCTGAGGAACCACGACAGCGGATTGATCTCCTCGTCCGAGATCGCCGCCCGCCCGAAGACGCCCCAACCACGGCCGGCGTCACAGGGATCGACGAAGAGGTGTTGGTCGAAGTTCCAGTACACGGCCCAGGCGTCGCTGGCCTGAGCCACGGGAATGTCCGGCAGCACCACGCGCGGGTCTTGGCCGAGCGACGTGAACTCACGGTTGTTCCAAGCGGCGCCGACCAGCTGGTGCCCGGGCAGGCCATAGAACTCGGTGGGCAGCCGGAGTTCGGCCGCCATCGCGACTCCGTCGTTGAACAACTCGCTGAAACCGGAGGTCTTCGCGGTGTCTTCCGAGTTGAGCAGCATATAGCTGAAGACGGGCTCGCCCTCATCGCCCAGCACAGCGAAGCCGCACCCGAGTGTCGAGTACGGAACCACCCGCAGCAGCGCCGGGTTGGTGACGAATCCGACGTTCGAGAACTGCGTCTTGCCGCGGCCGTGGGCGAACGCGTTGAGGTCGCCATCGAGCGTGTCGAGCTTGCCCGCGAAAACAGCGAACCGCTCCGACAACGCCTGGGTGAACAAGACGTTGGTCAGATAGAGCTCTTCGCTGTCGGCGACCGGCAAGGCTGTGAGCACCGACGCCGGTAGGAAGGCGCCCGTGTCGCCGTTGATGTTTTCGCCAAAGCGGTGTTCGGCGCGGACCTTGAGGAACAGGCCCTCTTGGACGCCAAGCTTGCCGAAATCGACGTTGGTGACGTAGTCGCCGTGGCCGCCGTATTTGAAGTGTTGGTTAAGACCGCCGGCGGTGACGCCCTGATAGAACTGGGCCACGTCGAACTGGAAAGTGACGCCGTTGTCCGCCAGGTACGTACGGTTCCCGTACCAATCGCCGGTCAGAGGCTCTTGGGCGAGGGCTTGGCCCGATCCCACGCTGGCGGCGGCGAGCGCCAGGGAGCGGGCGATGTGGGAAATACGCATGGGTAGCCGCCTCCGTGCGGGTCTGCCGGGTCCTTGTGAGAGGGTATCGGGCAGTGGCCATTTCCATTCGAGTTGGCTGCGATTTGCCGGTATAATCAGCCTCTTCCGAACGCTCCGAACGACAAAAAAATGCAACCAGACGCCACGAAAATGCTGGGCGATTGAGGGGGGGGTGGGCTAACCTTTCAGCGCGGGCGCAGGCCCAACTAACACGTCCTTCTTGTCTTAAAATGAGCGACGCCATGATCAGGTCCCTCGGGTTTTTCTGCCTCCTAGCCTTGGCCGCGGTGGCCCACGGCGCCGACAAGCCGAACATCCTGGTGATCTGGGGTGACGACATCGGCACGTGGAATATCAGCCACAACAACCGCGGGATGATGGGCTACATGACTCCCAACATCGACCGCATCGCCCGCGAAGGCGTGGCGTTCACCGACTACTACGGGCAGCAGAGTTGCACGGCGGGTCGGGCGGCGTTCATCGGCGGCAACGTGCCGGTCCGCACCGGGATGACCAAGGTCGGCATGCCCGGCGCCCCGCAGGGTTGGCAGAAGTCCGACGTTACGATGGCCACCGTGCTGAAAAGCGCGGGCTACGCCACGGGCCAGTTTGGCAAAAACCACCAAGGGGACCGCGACGAGCACCTCCCCACGATGCACGGCTTCGACGAGTTCTTCGGCAACCTCTACCACCTCAACGCCGAGGAAGAGCCGGAGAACATGGACTACCCGAAGGACCCCGAGTTCCGCAAGAAGTTTGGTCCGCGCGGCGTCTTGCATTGCAAAGCCGACGGCAAGGGGGGTCAGACCATCGAAGACACCGGCGCGCTAACCAAGAAGCGGATGGAGACCATCGACGACGAGTCGATCAAGGTCGCTAAAGAATTCATCGAGAAACAAAGTAAAGAAGGCAAGCCTTTCTTTTGCTGGTGGAATGCGACTCGCATGCATTTCCGCACGCATGTGAAGGAAGAGAACCGTGGCATTTCCGGCCAGGACGAGTACAGCGACGGCATGGTCGAACACGATCGCCATGTAGGCGAATTGCTTGAGCTGATCGATGAACTCGGACTCGCCGAGAACACGATCGTTCTCTACTCGACCGACAACGGCCCGCACTACAACACGTGGCCCGACGCCGGTACGACCCCCTTCCACGGCGAGAAGAACTCGAACTGGGAAGGCGCCTTCCGCGTGCCGGCATTCGTTCGCTGGCCGGGCGAGTTCCCCGCCGGCGAGACCCGCAACGGCATCGTCTCGCACGAAGACTGGCTGCCGACCTTCGCCGCCGCCGCTGGCGTGACCGACATCAAAGAGAAGCTCCGTGAAGGGGTCGAGCTCAACGGCCGCACCTACCGCAACTACATCGACGGATACAATCAGCTCGACTACCTTAGCGGCGAGTCTGAAGAGTCGCCGCGTAAAGAGTTCTGGTACGTCGGCGACGACGGCCAGGTCATGGCCGCTCGCTACAACGACTGGAAAGTGGTCTTCCTTGAAAACCGCGCCAATCGGCTCCAGATCTGGAAGGAGCCCTTCGTCCAGTTGCGTGCGCCCGACCTCTACAATCTGCGTCGCGACCCGTTTGAGAAGGCGAAGATCGGCTCAAACACGTACGAAGACTGGTACATCGACCGCGCCTTTGTGATGATTCCGATCCAGCAGATGGCGGGGAAGTTCTTGATGACGATGAAGGAATTTCCTCCGAGTCAGAAGCCAGGCTCCTGGAACCTCAGCGAGATCGAGGAGCAGATCAGCAGCGGTATCGGCAGCAACTAACGTCGCTGCTCACCATTGCGGGCTGCTGAAACCGTCGAAGAGCTAATGTCACATGGCCGCCGGTCCCACTTGGGACCGGCGGCCTTCTTTCTAGGGAAATACCCGCAGAACGTCACGTCCCCCTCGGCACGGGCGGGATGACAAAATGAGCCGCCTGTTCCAGGCCGGCCGCAGTCACACCGACGAGGCCAATAATCGCGAACCTGCGTCGATGATCGAGAGGGTGAGCCGCTACGCGGACGGCATCGGCCGGTAGGCCATCACTTCACTCTGATGGCGATAGCGTGACATAGTCACGGATTTGAGTAGGCTACGCCTACGCGTATCGGCTCCTGAGGAGAGAGGGCCTGAGCCGTGGCGGAGTACAGCGCGACTTATACTCCATACCGAGGGCTACCGCCCACGGCTCAGACGCTACGGCCAGGAGCAGTATGCCCTAGTCCGCGCTCGTAGCACGCATTGGCGTCAACAGGCGAGAAATGATTGCGGCACCGATCGACATGGCGACGGTCTGCGGCTCGGGAACCGCCACAGTCGATGCGGTCGTCTGACCGTAGGTCGCTTCCCAAATCTCGTAGTCGAGGTAATCGACAACTTGGTCGCCATTCGCATCGGCCGAGAGCCGGGTCCCGGTGCGATTGAGGTTATCTCGCCACAGCGTGTAATCAGCGGCGTCGACGAGGCCGTCGCGGTTGTAGTCTCCCGACATCGCCTGGGTAGCGGGGCGCCAGTATCGGACGTAATCGACTTGCATCGTCTGCGGCCAGACGGTTGAGCCGTTCGGGTCGCCGCCGAAGTCGCCGCCGACGGCGAGGTTGAGAATGATGTTCTTGGGCGTCTCGAAGATCGGTCGATCGGGGGTTTCGGTGAGCGTGTAATGGAGCACGTCATCGACGTAGAAACGAAGCGTCTCCTCGTCCCACTCGACGGCGTAAGTGTGGAAGCCCTCGTGGAAATTGACGGGCTCACCGTTCACCTCGGCGGTGTGCTCATGAAACTCGAAGCGGTGGTCGTTGCAGCACGGGCCGGGCTCTTTCTGCCAGTGATAGGCGCTACTGACGAGGTTCGGCTGGCTGCCGCGGTTCTCGAGGATGTCGATCTCACCCCCCTGAGGCCACGAGACGTTGTTGGCGTTGAGCCAGAACGCCGGCCACATCCCCTGCGAAGTCGGCAGGTCGATGCGGGCCTCGAACCGCCCCGGGCCGTAGAGGTCCTTCGACGTAATCAAGCCAGACTGATACGCCTTTCCGTCTCGGGGCGTGTTAATGGCCGTCAGCTTCAAGTTGCCATCGGCGATGGCGACTTGGTTGGGATGGTAGAACTGCTTCTCATTGTTGTGGCTGTTGCGGCGGTCGGCGGCTTCCCACTTTGTGGTGTCGAGTGAGTCCCCGGAGAACTCGTCGTGCCATACGAGGTCCCAACCGGGAAGGGCGGGCGGCTCCTGAGCGCTTGCAGAGCTATGGATTGCCAGCGTCGTAGCGACGGCGGCCGCCGCACACAGCCGGCGCGCGGTGCAGCTCATCGTTTCGATTGACAAGGTGGCCTTCACAATGCTCATCGTACGCTTGTCTCCATCGGGACCGATGACTTAAGAGTTGTTGTTGCGAGTAGAACCGCCGGCGACCTTCCCCGACCAGAGCTGGTCGTACTCGGCGGCATCCACCTCGCGCTGGGTCATGTTGAGGAATCCGACCATTCGCATTCCCTCGGCGCCTTCTGCTTCGAAGACGACCGGTTCTTGAGAGCCCATCATGCTCCCCTTAACTCGGTAGCGAACCCTAAGTGGCTGGCCATCGCGATCGCTGATGAAAACGGTGTCGATCGAGGCGGAATCGACTCCGATCCGCGATAACTTATCTGGGCTGATCCCTTGAATAAATTGCCGAAAGTCCTGTTCGTCTTTAGGGCCGTTGAAGTCGTGCTTCTTCTGGTAGGCGAAGTAAAGATTCGTCAGCCGCTGGACATTCGACTCATTGAGCGAGGCAAGAGTAGATTCGGGGCTGCTTTGGCTACAGCCGGTGACCGTGGCGACGAACAACAATCCGCAACACAGGGTCCATCGATAAGGGTTATGGACAACCATCAACCGTCCTTCCTGCTCTCAGAGGTCATCGAAAGAGATCGTTGATCCATCGGCACGTTTGCCAAGCTGATCAAGTAGAACGAGGTCGGCATCCATTGAGATCGTTCGTACGGAACCATCTCCAAGCAGGGCCATTAAGACACTCGGATGCGCCGAGCCGAAGCCTTGCTCGTCGGGGACGTTTGTCGAAGGTCTTCCTCGATCCATGACGACGCGACTCTGCGAGTCCGGCTTGACGGCGACCTCAACATTCGGGCTCGAAGTCCCTTGAGTAAGGGCTCCGAACTGCCGCATCGTCGGCCAGTCCGCTCCGATATAGTAACCGTACAGTTCCCAATAGGGGTGCCTACCGCCAGCGGCGGCGGAATCGATGCTGTAGAGGGCGCCGTTCGCGGCTTTTTCAGCGACGAGAATTGTCTTCGAGCTGCCGTCCGTTACTTTGGCGAAGCTTATCTTGCCAAACTCCCAAACCTCGCCGCTGTTGACATTGACCTGCCCGCCCTTAACGATAATGCCGGTCCAGACGGCGTCCTCCTCGTTCGTATTTGGTGGGCCCGTGTTTTGCCACGCAAACCCTTGCCAACCCGGGTCGTTGTGGCTCGCCATGATACCGGCGTAGTCTCCTAAGGCGTAGACATCGAGTCCGTCATTGCCAAACCTGTTGTTGCGGGTCGGGCAATTGAACGCTGAGACAGGCCGTTCGATTAGACCGGTGTCAACAAACCCGGTATTCCCGGACCCGTCTCCTTCTCGGAGGTCGTAAAGACTCTGCTCTTCCATGTAAGGGAGGATCTGGTACATCCAGCCGGCGTACTCGTACCCGTAATGAGGGCCCGTCAGCTCATTCGGAGCGAAGAACTGAGATACCGCACCACCGGCGGTGGGGAAGTACTTATTAGACGAAACAAAGTTATGACATGCCAAGCCGATCTGTTTGAGGTTGTTGCCACACTGCATGCGACGCGCGGCTTCTCGTGCGGCTTGTACCGCGGGCAGTAAGAGCGCCACCAGGATCCCGATGATCGCGATCACCACCAGCAATTCGACGAGGGTGAATCCGACGCGGCCCTGTCGCTCGATTCCAGTCTTCATCGCTTCCTCAGGGGATCAGGTGAACGGGTGAACGATGACATCACCAACTCCGGCCCCGCCGCCGCATGGCGGACGGGGCCGGCGAGAATCAATCAACGACGACGGGCTTGCGACGCGCCACAGGCCAATAGCAGCCCCACCAGAGCGACCGAGGTCGGCTCGGGGATCGCTACCGACGAAGAGGCCGCGAACGGGTCGGGCGTCGAGTCGCCGTAGAAGTCGGCCCAGGTGTCGTACTGCGGCTGACCAATTACGCCGCCGTTGATGTCGTTAGGCAGCGAGCCTTCGGCATTGCCGAACGCGTCACGCCACACGGTGTAATCAGCAGCGTTGGCGACGCCGTCGTCGTTGTAATCGCCGGGGACGAAGTCTTGGCTCTTGGGCATCGGGTTCGGATTCGGCGTCGCCAATAGTGAAGCCTCGTCGGCGAAGACCTCGAAGAGAACGTTGTCCACGAAGAAGCTGCCGCCCGCGGTGAGGTCGTTGCCGGCGTAGTCGCCAACGAACATGGTGCCGCGGACCTCCTCGATGGAATCCACGAAGAACTGCTCATCGCCGATCTGCCAGCCAAAGCCGGGCTGGTCGTCCGGCAGGTCGTCGATCAGCAGCGTCGTCTCGACGAGCACCCAATCGGGACCGGTTGTCGGAGGGAGTGAGACCGTGTAGGGGTCACCGTTATTGTTGGGGATAGACCCGTTGTTGTTCAGGTCGATCCGCGCAGCTTCGCTCTGACCGAAGCCTGCCCAGAAGGGGTCGGGGGCGTTGATGTCGGTGTCCCAAAGGCGATCGCCGTATCCCGCGGTGGCTTTGCGTCCCGCATCAAAGTCGCCGAACTGGCTGCCGTACTCTTTCCACAACTCGAGCTTCAGCACCGGCTCGACGCTGGGTTCTTTGACA from Botrimarina mediterranea encodes:
- a CDS encoding PEP-CTERM sorting domain-containing protein (PEP-CTERM proteins occur, often in large numbers, in the proteomes of bacteria that also encode an exosortase, a predicted intramembrane cysteine proteinase. The presence of a PEP-CTERM domain at a protein's C-terminus predicts cleavage within the sorting domain, followed by covalent anchoring to some some component of the (usually Gram-negative) cell surface. Many PEP-CTERM proteins exhibit an unusual sequence composition that includes large numbers of potential glycosylation sites. Expression of one such protein has been shown restore the ability of a bacterium to form floc, a type of biofilm.), with protein sequence MNPRLLSMTAAALLAAPTASLAEIASPLITDLNGVFGGSNIGVDTTARLDLNNIAVYTMNGSGNSGAGFGVSLSNGENGIDSSAAGGNTDIPNPNPVNSAIASVNGGGRLQNGNVIRFSAWFQQDPNDPIVKEPSVEPVLKLELWKEYGSQFGDFDAGRKATAGYGDRLWDTDINAPDPFWAGFGQSEAARIDLNNNGSIPNNNGDPYTVSLPPTTGPDWVLVETTLLIDDLPDDQPGFGWQIGDEQFFVDSIEEVRGTMFVGDYAGNDLTAGGSFFVDNVLFEVFADEASLLATPNPNPMPKSQDFVPGDYNDDGVANAADYTVWRDAFGNAEGSLPNDINGGVIGQPQYDTWADFYGDSTPDPFAASSSVAIPEPTSVALVGLLLACGASQARRR
- a CDS encoding family 16 glycosylhydrolase; protein product: MSCTARRLCAAAAVATTLAIHSSASAQEPPALPGWDLVWHDEFSGDSLDTTKWEAADRRNSHNNEKQFYHPNQVAIADGNLKLTAINTPRDGKAYQSGLITSKDLYGPGRFEARIDLPTSQGMWPAFWLNANNVSWPQGGEIDILENRGSQPNLVSSAYHWQKEPGPCCNDHRFEFHEHTAEVNGEPVNFHEGFHTYAVEWDEETLRFYVDDVLHYTLTETPDRPIFETPKNIILNLAVGGDFGGDPNGSTVWPQTMQVDYVRYWRPATQAMSGDYNRDGLVDAADYTLWRDNLNRTGTRLSADANGDQVVDYLDYEIWEATYGQTTASTVAVPEPQTVAMSIGAAIISRLLTPMRATSAD
- a CDS encoding carbohydrate porin, producing MRISHIARSLALAAASVGSGQALAQEPLTGDWYGNRTYLADNGVTFQFDVAQFYQGVTAGGLNQHFKYGGHGDYVTNVDFGKLGVQEGLFLKVRAEHRFGENINGDTGAFLPASVLTALPVADSEELYLTNVLFTQALSERFAVFAGKLDTLDGDLNAFAHGRGKTQFSNVGFVTNPALLRVVPYSTLGCGFAVLGDEGEPVFSYMLLNSEDTAKTSGFSELFNDGVAMAAELRLPTEFYGLPGHQLVGAAWNNREFTSLGQDPRVVLPDIPVAQASDAWAVYWNFDQHLFVDPCDAGRGWGVFGRAAISDEEINPLSWFLSFGLGGHNPMRGHEADTWGAGWFVAGSSGEIGPIIETFLGPIGDGHGVELFYNWQATPWLNVTPDLQVLAPSRENVDTALVLGVRAVMLL
- a CDS encoding DUF1559 domain-containing protein, whose amino-acid sequence is MKTGIERQGRVGFTLVELLVVIAIIGILVALLLPAVQAAREAARRMQCGNNLKQIGLACHNFVSSNKYFPTAGGAVSQFFAPNELTGPHYGYEYAGWMYQILPYMEEQSLYDLREGDGSGNTGFVDTGLIERPVSAFNCPTRNNRFGNDGLDVYALGDYAGIMASHNDPGWQGFAWQNTGPPNTNEEDAVWTGIIVKGGQVNVNSGEVWEFGKISFAKVTDGSSKTILVAEKAANGALYSIDSAAAGGRHPYWELYGYYIGADWPTMRQFGALTQGTSSPNVEVAVKPDSQSRVVMDRGRPSTNVPDEQGFGSAHPSVLMALLGDGSVRTISMDADLVLLDQLGKRADGSTISFDDL
- a CDS encoding HAD family hydrolase, giving the protein MKSIDRARAFTLFGVLYLTANAAIAQQADPLPSWNDGASKSAIIAFVESVTTEGSAGFVRPAERIAVFDNDGTLWAEQPVYFQGLFAIDRIKKLAPEHPEWETTEPYKSAIAGDMKGLMATGKEGLLKVIAASHANITADKFAASVREWLRTARHPQTGKPYAQMVYRPMRELLDYLRSKGFKTFIVSGGGIDFMRVFAERVYGVPPEQVIGSTIDAEFEMRDGVPTILKTGKLVLVDDNVGKPVGIYRHIGRRPIFAAGNSDGDLQMLQYTTIPRSADDKAPSFGLIVHHTDADREWAYDRDSHIGKLDKALDEAPQRGWTVVDMKADWKTVFAQ
- a CDS encoding arylsulfatase, giving the protein MHRATHRLQLLIAAGTAAFAGSIALAQQMLPPPDGAFEGKIGLTYKDSEPVKPKLKTPETFGIKDAPNILIVLIDDCGFGQMGTFGGAIPTPALDRVANNGLRFNRFHTTALCSPTRAALLTGRNHHSVGSGVIGEAGTGFPGYDGIIPASAGTFAEVLREYGYMNAWFGKNHNVPDWETSIVGPFDRWADGLGFDYFYGFVGGDTDQYSPALVENKKRLEPPATNEDGSPYHLTTDLADHAIRMMRASKAVAPQRPFFVYFATGATHAPHQVPEEWIAKFKGKFDGGWDKYREETFARQKKQGVIPSDAKLTPRPDSLPAWDSLPADQRQVYARMMEVFAAFTAHTDHEVGRLLDTIDEMGELDNTIVIYMAGDNGSSAEGGLEGLVNEMTFFNAIAEPLEMKLDSLDSLGSAKHYNHFPAAWAWAMDTPFQWTKQIASHFGGTRNGMAISWPKGIKARGELRDQFHHVIDIAPTLLEVIGIEAPAELNGVAQKPIEGVSMAYAFDDADAEDRRTTQYFEMLGNQGLYHDGWMVSAVRGIPWESESPPIDLLDMPWELYHVEEDFAQANDLAKQHPEKVQELVKLFFAEAAKYQVLPLDGRKTERLNVENRPSLTQGRTTFTYPNHLRLPEGAAPDLKHKSHEIVAEVNIPDHGADGMLFTQGGRFGGFGLFVKDGKLVYHYNLVGVDRYNIESENKLPTGDVVLKAVYKTDADKPFAGAEVTLYANDKAIGKGRVEKSIPNRVTLDETLDIGFDTGTPLVDDYEVPFAFEGKLKSVTVNLE
- a CDS encoding arylsulfatase encodes the protein MIRSLGFFCLLALAAVAHGADKPNILVIWGDDIGTWNISHNNRGMMGYMTPNIDRIAREGVAFTDYYGQQSCTAGRAAFIGGNVPVRTGMTKVGMPGAPQGWQKSDVTMATVLKSAGYATGQFGKNHQGDRDEHLPTMHGFDEFFGNLYHLNAEEEPENMDYPKDPEFRKKFGPRGVLHCKADGKGGQTIEDTGALTKKRMETIDDESIKVAKEFIEKQSKEGKPFFCWWNATRMHFRTHVKEENRGISGQDEYSDGMVEHDRHVGELLELIDELGLAENTIVLYSTDNGPHYNTWPDAGTTPFHGEKNSNWEGAFRVPAFVRWPGEFPAGETRNGIVSHEDWLPTFAAAAGVTDIKEKLREGVELNGRTYRNYIDGYNQLDYLSGESEESPRKEFWYVGDDGQVMAARYNDWKVVFLENRANRLQIWKEPFVQLRAPDLYNLRRDPFEKAKIGSNTYEDWYIDRAFVMIPIQQMAGKFLMTMKEFPPSQKPGSWNLSEIEEQISSGIGSN
- a CDS encoding SHD1 domain-containing protein, which codes for MTIRPLAFLVAACLLFVGATSCDARTWSDSSGQYTVDAELVALTEKAAILQRGDHHLVSIDVEQLSEEDQAYLATEEAKLAADRVANKQQTWTTVGGIEIIGNVVDFVERDVTFQRRRSKVYVNDRVFDNLPDVYQKIAPRVVAHFENLPTINDKASLERWLVRRRGQPATYKVEGVILELPSGDEYAFPFFLFRDEDLEVLKPGWDRWVAAHGNYESQSSMSDELRTLAAARQQDAEVTQQIAKLQLMMQTVEAGVTSLWEVTLMPGQGVAGTPLWVVVPGRDSRQATAAALSRNPGYIAGPVRRVSR